The following coding sequences are from one Microbacterium wangchenii window:
- a CDS encoding amidohydrolase: MSIDLESLYRDLHRHPELSFQETRTAGVIVRHLTELGLEVEEGVGRTGVVTVVHGAAPGDGPVVWLRADMDALPVEEHTGLDYASTARGVDPSGAEVPVMHACGHDMHVAALLGAVERLVATREEWSGTVVAVFQPAEEYGAGSRAMITDGVLERYPRPDIVLGQHVTPLPAGVVGVRPGTQMAASDGLSVVLHGRGGHGSRPQSTIDPVVMAAATVMRLQTIVSRETDPRDVAVVTVGSIHAGLKNNIIPAEAKLELSLRYPDDDARDRVLEKVERIVRAEAMASGAEQTPTISTDHTLPPTINDDEATARVTSAFERHFGEGSVVDPGMFTGSEDVSWFARDAGAPLVFWFWGGVDPLAYAEAAAAGTLERDIPTNHSPFYAPVLQPTLSRGVENLVVAAREFLA, from the coding sequence ATGAGCATCGATCTGGAGAGCCTGTACCGCGACCTGCACCGCCATCCCGAGCTGTCGTTCCAGGAGACGCGGACGGCGGGGGTCATCGTGCGGCATCTCACCGAGCTCGGCCTCGAGGTGGAGGAAGGCGTCGGCCGCACGGGTGTCGTGACCGTGGTGCACGGCGCTGCGCCCGGCGATGGCCCGGTCGTGTGGCTGCGGGCCGACATGGACGCCCTCCCCGTCGAGGAGCACACGGGGCTCGATTACGCCAGCACCGCCCGCGGCGTGGATCCCTCCGGCGCGGAGGTCCCGGTGATGCACGCGTGCGGTCACGACATGCACGTGGCGGCGCTGCTCGGGGCCGTGGAGCGCCTCGTCGCGACCCGCGAGGAGTGGTCGGGCACGGTCGTGGCCGTCTTCCAGCCCGCCGAGGAGTACGGCGCCGGGTCGCGCGCCATGATCACCGACGGCGTGCTCGAGCGGTATCCGAGACCCGACATCGTGCTCGGCCAGCACGTCACCCCGCTGCCGGCCGGCGTGGTCGGCGTGCGCCCCGGCACGCAGATGGCGGCGTCGGACGGTCTGAGCGTCGTCCTGCACGGCCGCGGCGGACACGGGTCGCGCCCGCAGTCCACGATCGACCCCGTCGTGATGGCGGCGGCCACCGTCATGCGGCTGCAGACGATCGTCTCCCGCGAGACCGACCCGCGCGACGTCGCGGTCGTGACCGTCGGCTCCATCCACGCCGGGCTGAAGAACAACATCATCCCGGCGGAGGCGAAGCTCGAGCTGAGCCTGCGCTACCCCGACGACGACGCCCGCGACCGCGTGCTGGAGAAGGTGGAGCGGATCGTGCGGGCCGAGGCGATGGCATCCGGGGCGGAGCAGACCCCCACCATCTCGACCGACCACACGCTGCCGCCCACGATCAACGACGACGAGGCCACGGCGCGCGTCACGTCCGCCTTCGAGCGCCATTTCGGCGAGGGCAGCGTCGTGGATCCGGGCATGTTCACCGGCAGCGAGGACGTCTCGTGGTTCGCGCGGGACGCCGGCGCGCCCCTGGTGTTCTGGTTCTGGGGCGGGGTCGACCCGCTGGCGTACGCCGAGGCCGCCGCCGCCGGGACCCTCGAGCGCGACATCCCGACGAACCACTCGCCGTTCTACGCGCCGGTGCTCCAGCCCACCCTGAGCCGCGGCGTGGAGAACCTCGTCGTGGCCGCGCGGGAGTTCCTGGCCTGA
- a CDS encoding LacI family DNA-binding transcriptional regulator has product MVSIDEVARVAGVSTATVSRALSGRGHVSDATRTRVLDAADRLGYVVSASASSLASGRTRNIGVLVPFLDRWFFSTVLAGISAALMRRGYDITLYSVTDDPGERRTVFETFLRRRRIDGVIAISIALGGEESQRLHDLGIPVIAIGGPNPQLTTLTVDDVAVARLATQHLLSLGHTRIAHIGATPEFDIDFHIPTQRRQGFEQALADAGIPALPALYEPADFTIEGGFRAAKQLLGRPGERPTAIFAASDEMAIGAVLAARELGYRVPEDLSVIGIDGHELGGFFRLTTIDQFPTAQGEQAADAILAELEGPASAPQPTARLPFELVVRGTTARLR; this is encoded by the coding sequence ATGGTGAGCATCGACGAGGTCGCGCGCGTGGCCGGCGTGTCCACGGCGACGGTCTCGCGTGCCCTCAGCGGCCGCGGCCACGTGTCCGACGCGACGCGCACGCGCGTGCTCGACGCCGCCGACCGCCTCGGGTACGTCGTGTCCGCCTCGGCATCGAGCCTCGCGTCGGGCCGCACGCGCAACATCGGCGTGCTGGTGCCGTTCCTGGACCGCTGGTTCTTCAGCACGGTGCTCGCCGGCATCTCCGCCGCGCTCATGCGGCGCGGGTACGACATCACCCTCTACAGCGTCACCGACGACCCGGGCGAGCGCCGCACGGTGTTCGAGACGTTCCTGCGCCGCCGGCGGATCGACGGCGTCATCGCGATCTCCATCGCCCTCGGCGGGGAGGAGTCCCAGCGCCTGCACGACCTCGGCATTCCCGTGATCGCGATCGGCGGGCCCAACCCGCAGCTGACGACGCTGACCGTCGACGACGTCGCCGTGGCGCGCCTGGCGACCCAGCACCTGCTCTCCCTCGGGCACACCCGCATCGCCCACATCGGCGCGACCCCCGAGTTCGACATCGACTTCCACATCCCCACCCAGCGCCGGCAGGGGTTCGAGCAGGCGCTGGCGGATGCGGGGATCCCGGCTCTGCCGGCGCTGTACGAGCCGGCCGACTTCACGATCGAGGGCGGGTTCCGCGCCGCCAAGCAGCTGCTGGGGCGCCCCGGCGAACGACCCACCGCGATCTTCGCGGCCTCCGACGAGATGGCCATCGGCGCCGTCCTGGCCGCGCGCGAGCTCGGCTATCGCGTGCCCGAGGATCTGTCGGTGATCGGCATCGACGGGCACGAGCTGGGCGGGTTCTTCCGTCTCACCACGATCGACCAGTTCCCCACCGCCCAGGGTGAGCAGGCCGCCGACGCGATCCTCGCCGAACTGGAGGGGCCGGCGTCGGCCCCGCAGCCGACGGCGCGGCTGCCCTTCGAGCTCGTCGTCCGCGGCACCACGGCGCGGCTGCGCTGA
- a CDS encoding glycoside hydrolase family 13 protein — protein sequence MTSTQQETQHAAAAAPGSEWWRTAVIYQIYPRSFADESGDGVGDLPGVTAHLDDLRELGIDAIWLSPFQRSPQKDAGYDVSDYCDVDPLFGTLADFDDLLAGAHDRGIRIIVDLVPNHSSDQHEWFQAALAAGPGSRERARYMFRDGTGEHGELPPNNWESVFGGPAWTRVTEADGTPGQWYLHLFDTSQPDFDWSNEEVREEFRRILRFWLDRGVDGFRVDVAHGLVKQEGLPDYTPNPDAGSMGGDEGSVPYWGQPEVHEIYRDWHELLAEYDGDRALCAEAWLPSIAKTALWVRPDEMHQAFNFEYLETEWDAAKLRAVIAESLAAYSAVGAPSTWVLSNHDVVRHASRLALTAENPQGHGIGPASPGQPIPEVGLRRARAATALMLALPGSAYVYQGEELGLPEAIDLPDDARQDPTWFRTQGERYGRDGCRVPLPWSPSAPAFGFSHTGESWLPQPAQWRELAREVQAADPESTLSLYRTLLAERRARGLGAGALEWLDGFGDGVVAFRNNGLTVVANVDGATVPLPHGTVVAASGPLAPEGVPVDTTVWIAAD from the coding sequence ATGACTTCGACGCAGCAGGAGACGCAGCACGCGGCCGCAGCCGCCCCCGGGTCGGAGTGGTGGCGCACGGCGGTCATCTATCAGATCTACCCCCGCTCCTTCGCGGACGAATCCGGCGACGGCGTGGGCGACCTGCCCGGCGTGACGGCGCACCTGGACGACCTGCGCGAGCTGGGGATCGACGCGATCTGGCTGAGCCCCTTCCAGCGCTCTCCGCAGAAGGACGCCGGCTACGACGTCTCCGACTACTGCGACGTCGACCCCCTCTTCGGCACGCTCGCCGACTTCGACGACCTCCTCGCCGGCGCACACGATCGCGGCATCCGCATCATCGTCGACCTCGTGCCCAACCACTCCTCCGACCAGCACGAGTGGTTCCAGGCCGCCCTGGCCGCAGGCCCTGGGAGCCGCGAGCGGGCGCGCTACATGTTCCGCGACGGCACGGGCGAGCACGGCGAACTGCCCCCGAACAACTGGGAATCCGTGTTCGGCGGGCCGGCCTGGACGCGCGTCACCGAAGCCGACGGGACGCCGGGGCAGTGGTACCTGCACCTGTTCGACACCTCCCAGCCCGACTTCGACTGGTCCAACGAGGAGGTGCGGGAGGAGTTCCGCCGCATCCTGCGCTTCTGGCTCGACCGCGGCGTGGACGGTTTCCGCGTCGACGTCGCCCACGGGCTGGTCAAGCAGGAGGGCCTGCCCGACTACACCCCGAATCCGGACGCCGGCTCCATGGGCGGCGACGAGGGCTCGGTGCCGTACTGGGGCCAGCCGGAAGTGCACGAGATCTACCGCGACTGGCACGAACTGCTCGCGGAGTACGACGGCGACCGGGCACTGTGCGCCGAAGCGTGGCTGCCGAGCATCGCGAAGACCGCCCTGTGGGTGCGGCCGGACGAGATGCACCAGGCGTTCAACTTCGAATACCTCGAGACCGAGTGGGATGCCGCGAAGCTGCGTGCCGTCATCGCCGAATCGCTCGCGGCCTACTCCGCGGTGGGCGCACCCAGCACGTGGGTGCTGTCCAACCACGACGTGGTCCGCCACGCCTCGCGGCTCGCGCTGACGGCGGAGAACCCCCAGGGACACGGCATCGGCCCGGCCTCCCCGGGCCAGCCGATCCCCGAGGTGGGCCTGCGCCGCGCACGCGCCGCGACGGCGCTCATGCTCGCCCTCCCCGGCTCCGCCTACGTCTACCAGGGCGAGGAGCTGGGCCTGCCCGAAGCCATCGACCTGCCCGACGACGCGCGTCAGGACCCGACGTGGTTCCGCACCCAGGGCGAGCGCTACGGACGCGACGGATGCCGCGTGCCACTGCCGTGGAGTCCTTCCGCCCCCGCCTTCGGCTTCAGCCACACCGGCGAGAGCTGGCTCCCCCAGCCCGCGCAGTGGCGGGAGCTGGCCCGGGAGGTGCAGGCGGCGGACCCGGAGTCGACCCTGTCGCTGTACCGCACGCTGCTCGCCGAGCGCCGCGCCCGAGGGCTCGGTGCCGGCGCCCTGGAGTGGCTGGACGGCTTCGGGGACGGCGTCGTGGCGTTCCGCAACAACGGCCTGACGGTCGTCGCGAACGTCGACGGCGCCACGGTGCCGCTCCCGCACGGCACGGTGGTGGCCGCGAGCGGTCCGCTCGCACCCGAGGGCGTGCCGGTCGACACGACGGTCTGGATCGCGGCGGACTGA
- a CDS encoding adenine phosphoribosyltransferase translates to MVSDLARAESLIGSIPDYPEPGVIFRDITPLLADAAALHTSIDALIAPFADEFDVVAGIEARGFLLAGAAAIAAGAGLVPIRKAGKLPRPAASVSYALEYGTAEIEMHDDIAPGTRVLLMDDVLATGGTIAAARELVTGLGGTVVGTAVLLEIDALRGRDALGDAPLHALFHI, encoded by the coding sequence CTGGTGTCCGACCTCGCGCGTGCCGAAAGCCTGATCGGCAGCATCCCCGACTATCCCGAACCGGGCGTGATCTTCCGCGACATCACGCCGCTGCTGGCCGACGCCGCCGCGCTGCACACGAGCATCGACGCCCTCATCGCCCCCTTCGCCGACGAATTCGACGTGGTCGCCGGAATCGAGGCGCGCGGGTTCCTCCTCGCCGGCGCCGCAGCGATCGCCGCGGGCGCGGGGCTGGTGCCGATCCGCAAGGCCGGGAAGCTGCCCCGGCCCGCCGCATCCGTCTCCTACGCACTGGAGTACGGCACCGCCGAGATCGAGATGCACGACGACATCGCCCCCGGCACGCGCGTGCTGCTGATGGATGACGTGCTCGCCACCGGCGGCACCATCGCCGCCGCGCGCGAGCTCGTCACCGGCCTCGGCGGCACCGTCGTGGGCACCGCGGTGCTGCTGGAGATCGACGCCCTCCGAGGGCGCGACGCACTGGGCGACGCTCCGCTGCACGCCCTCTTCCACATCTGA